From the unidentified bacterial endosymbiont genome, one window contains:
- a CDS encoding fimbria/pilus periplasmic chaperone, with protein sequence MSRLHGVILTKLYPVLLWLLITPLAQAISVGNLTFSLAPGEEFVAKKVLNNNKSSRLYRVSLTAIDRPGGREVHSRPADGELLFSPRQLTLQPGESDYFKFYYHGPGDNRERYYRVTFREIPTRNLVMQKSNGGAVSMEPVVVMDTILVVRPRQVEFRWTYDKASGTVRNTGNTWFKLLIKPGCETTEEEGDAWYLRPGDEVHQPSLRKQGNHSLIYDDRFIKISGDCK encoded by the coding sequence ATGTCCAGGCTACATGGCGTGATATTAACTAAATTGTACCCGGTGCTCCTGTGGCTCCTGATTACCCCGCTGGCGCAGGCGATATCTGTGGGTAATCTGACCTTTTCGCTGGCTCCAGGCGAGGAATTTGTCGCCAAAAAGGTGTTGAATAACAATAAGAGTTCACGGTTATACCGTGTTTCATTGACCGCTATCGACAGGCCCGGCGGCCGGGAAGTTCATTCGCGCCCGGCGGATGGAGAGCTGCTTTTTTCGCCGCGCCAGTTAACGCTTCAGCCTGGCGAAAGCGACTATTTTAAATTCTATTATCATGGCCCCGGGGATAACCGTGAACGTTATTACCGGGTCACATTTCGCGAGATCCCCACCCGCAATCTGGTCATGCAAAAATCGAATGGCGGGGCGGTCAGCATGGAGCCGGTGGTGGTGATGGACACGATCCTGGTTGTCCGCCCCCGCCAGGTTGAGTTCAGATGGACTTACGACAAGGCGAGCGGAACCGTGCGTAACACCGGTAATACCTGGTTTAAATTGCTCATCAAGCCAGGATGTGAAACCACGGAAGAGGAGGGGGATGCCTGGTACCTTCGCCCGGGCGACGAGGTGCATCAGCCGTCATTACGTAAGCAGGGGAACCACTCTCTCATCTACGACGATCGATTCATTAAAATCAGCGGGGATTGTAAATGA
- the ecpD gene encoding fimbrial adhesin EcpD, translating into MKALLLLFLITGSLNTDAAVSKTVWPNSGIMPFVFVENNGDNNYFVTPGAARDPRMTGSNRWTGLKYGGTGPTYQVSLGYIDNGYNTGLNANWKFDMWLENSPISQPLLGLRCINWYAGCNMATSLILPATTDSNGFYGVTVTPGGAKWMHGMMSDAFFYYLQQLPVGDSFTMSINTCQTSVNYDASSGARCKDQASGAWYVRNVTQMKAAHMKLINTGALSEVFINSDGVPTLGAGSSDCTIQTIGSLNGLSCRMVNYSLQNNGLSNSSISMFPAITNPTLLSAISGSDLQFSLDGKSWKRLNGTASYYNFNELKNATGVYVFFSSNFFKKMVDLGLSDSDTKDLLAFRFQNSNAVEAGWYEFSTSNTLIIKPREFSVSIISDELTTSPKRSGSVGGNEPSLDFGYFVTTSGKTAADEVLIKVKGPAQNIGGRSYCIFSSEDGLTKVPFPAFLSFITSTGEVKKYDAGCDDGWHDMTDALWLTTPWVDISGDAGQLDKTTVKFSIPMDNAISQRTVDNNGWFGEVSASGEIHVQATWRDIN; encoded by the coding sequence ATTAAAGCACTTTTATTACTCTTTTTAATAACCGGCTCGTTGAATACTGATGCTGCAGTCTCGAAAACGGTTTGGCCAAACTCCGGCATAATGCCATTCGTCTTCGTCGAAAATAATGGAGATAATAACTATTTTGTTACGCCTGGCGCCGCCAGGGACCCGCGAATGACCGGGTCAAACCGCTGGACGGGCTTAAAATATGGCGGCACAGGGCCTACTTATCAGGTTAGCCTCGGCTATATAGATAATGGCTATAATACCGGGCTTAACGCTAACTGGAAATTTGATATGTGGCTGGAGAATTCACCTATTTCTCAGCCGTTGCTTGGGTTGCGCTGTATTAACTGGTATGCAGGGTGCAATATGGCCACCAGCCTCATTCTGCCAGCCACCACGGATTCGAATGGTTTCTACGGAGTGACCGTAACGCCTGGTGGCGCAAAATGGATGCACGGCATGATGTCCGATGCCTTTTTCTATTATCTACAGCAATTGCCGGTAGGCGACAGTTTTACAATGTCTATTAATACCTGTCAGACGTCTGTTAATTACGATGCCAGCAGCGGTGCTCGTTGCAAAGATCAGGCGTCTGGCGCGTGGTATGTGCGAAATGTCACGCAAATGAAAGCCGCGCATATGAAACTGATTAATACCGGAGCGCTTTCAGAAGTTTTCATCAATAGCGATGGTGTTCCAACGTTGGGTGCCGGGAGTTCAGACTGTACTATCCAGACCATTGGTTCATTGAACGGGTTGAGCTGCAGGATGGTAAACTACTCGCTGCAAAATAATGGGTTAAGTAATAGCAGTATAAGTATGTTCCCGGCCATAACGAACCCGACACTCCTCTCTGCTATCTCAGGGAGCGATCTGCAGTTTAGCCTTGATGGAAAAAGCTGGAAGAGACTGAATGGCACTGCATCCTATTATAATTTTAACGAACTTAAAAACGCTACTGGCGTGTATGTTTTCTTCTCAAGTAATTTTTTCAAGAAAATGGTTGATTTAGGATTAAGTGATTCCGATACCAAAGATCTACTGGCGTTTAGATTTCAAAACTCCAATGCGGTAGAGGCTGGCTGGTATGAGTTTTCGACGTCGAATACCTTAATCATAAAACCCAGGGAGTTCAGCGTCAGTATCATATCTGATGAGCTGACGACGTCACCTAAACGGTCCGGTAGCGTTGGCGGTAATGAACCGTCCCTTGATTTCGGTTATTTTGTTACCACCAGTGGAAAAACCGCCGCCGATGAAGTTCTGATAAAAGTTAAAGGACCAGCGCAGAATATTGGCGGGCGATCCTACTGTATTTTCAGTTCTGAAGACGGTTTAACCAAAGTACCATTTCCCGCTTTTTTATCTTTTATAACCAGCACCGGAGAGGTTAAAAAGTATGACGCGGGTTGTGACGACGGCTGGCATGATATGACAGATGCTTTATGGTTAACAACACCGTGGGTGGATATTTCAGGCGATGCAGGCCAGCTTGATAAAACGACTGTTAAATTTTCTATCCCCATGGATAACGCTATTTCCCAGCGTACTGTGGACAATAATGGATGGTTTGGTGAGGTCAGCGCTTCAGGAGAGATTCATGTCCAGGCTACATGGCGTGATATTAACTAA
- a CDS encoding fimbrial biogenesis outer membrane usher protein — translation MPLRPIFPGPKMRLASGILFLLAPSADSIAADSVQQIGGVIIPQAFSQALQDGMSIPLFIHLEGSSDNNNDQRIGTAYIWLEGHALRVRKIILEENDDNARVSDETRQQLLQLADAAFDRALNVSLTDDAWLRFSFRQLILQLVVKREALGTVLRARSEDIGQSSVNAVSNNLQYNLGVYNNQMRSGSGNTSSYLSLNNVSALREHHVILDGSLYGMGTSRQDNALYKAMYERDFAGHRFAGGMLDTWNLQSLGPTSAISAGKIYGASWGNQASSTVFDTSQSATPVVAFLPAAGEVHLTRDGRLLSVQNFVMGNHEVDTRGLPYGIYDINVDVIVNGRLVSTRTQRVNKLFSRGRGAGAPVAWQIWGGSFHMDSWSQGGKKTKPAKESWLAGISSSGALSTLSWAASGYGFDNNAIGETRITLPVTETVSLNLQNMLASDGSWSSISSISAALPGGFSSLWVNQEKSRIGDNLRRSNADNRAIGGTVNLNALWSKVGTLSLSYNDDRRYNNHYYTADYYQTVYSGAFGSLGLRAGVQRYNNSNSNSSTGKYIALDLSLPLGNWISAGMTHQNGYSMANISARKHIDEGAIRTVGANVSRAISGETGDDKTLSGGAYAQFETRYANGTLNVSSGADGYINTNLSASGSVGWQGTNIAASGRSEGNAGVIFKTGLEDDGQLSAKVNGRVVQLSGKQNYLTLLPYGRYEVELQNSKNSSDSYDIVKGRKSNLTLYPGNVAVIEPEVKQMVTVSGRIRAEDGTLLSNASINNHIGRTRTDEKGEFVMDIDKKHPTIDFSHGESKTCEVELDLHKARGALWVGDVVCKGLSSWASVPQTGGNSES, via the coding sequence ATGCCTTTACGACCGATCTTCCCAGGACCGAAAATGCGGCTTGCCTCCGGCATACTTTTTCTGCTGGCGCCGTCAGCCGACAGTATTGCCGCAGACTCTGTACAGCAAATCGGCGGCGTTATTATCCCGCAGGCTTTTAGCCAGGCGTTGCAGGACGGTATGAGCATTCCGCTTTTTATTCATCTGGAAGGCAGTAGCGATAACAATAACGATCAGCGTATCGGGACGGCTTATATCTGGCTTGAAGGCCATGCGCTGCGGGTGCGGAAGATTATTCTCGAAGAGAACGATGATAACGCGCGGGTCAGCGACGAGACACGTCAGCAATTACTCCAGCTTGCGGATGCCGCCTTTGATCGGGCGCTAAACGTATCCTTGACGGATGATGCCTGGCTCCGGTTCAGTTTCAGACAGCTCATTCTGCAGTTGGTTGTGAAGCGAGAGGCGTTGGGTACCGTACTGCGTGCGCGCAGTGAAGATATCGGGCAGTCCAGCGTTAATGCGGTCAGTAATAACCTGCAGTATAACCTGGGGGTTTATAACAACCAGATGCGCAGCGGGAGTGGTAATACCTCCAGCTATCTTTCACTCAATAACGTCAGTGCGTTGCGCGAGCATCACGTCATTCTGGATGGTTCGCTTTACGGCATGGGCACCTCTCGCCAGGATAATGCGCTGTATAAGGCGATGTATGAGCGAGATTTCGCCGGCCATCGCTTTGCAGGTGGGATGCTGGATACCTGGAATCTTCAGTCTCTGGGCCCAACGTCCGCGATTTCAGCAGGCAAAATCTACGGGGCGTCATGGGGGAATCAGGCCAGCTCAACGGTATTTGATACCAGCCAGTCGGCGACGCCGGTGGTGGCTTTCCTGCCTGCGGCCGGGGAGGTCCATCTCACCCGTGACGGGCGGCTGTTGAGCGTCCAAAACTTTGTCATGGGCAATCATGAAGTAGACACCCGCGGCCTGCCGTATGGTATCTACGACATTAATGTGGACGTAATTGTTAATGGCCGGCTGGTCAGTACGCGTACCCAGCGGGTAAATAAACTTTTTAGCCGTGGTCGCGGCGCAGGTGCGCCTGTGGCCTGGCAAATATGGGGCGGCAGCTTCCATATGGACAGCTGGTCGCAAGGCGGTAAAAAAACGAAACCGGCAAAAGAGAGTTGGCTGGCAGGCATATCCTCCTCTGGCGCCCTGAGCACCTTGAGCTGGGCCGCGAGCGGCTATGGATTCGATAATAACGCCATCGGTGAAACCCGCATTACGCTGCCGGTGACAGAGACGGTGAGTCTCAATCTGCAAAATATGCTGGCGAGCGACGGCTCCTGGAGCAGTATCAGCAGCATTAGTGCCGCCTTACCCGGCGGCTTTAGTTCGCTATGGGTTAACCAGGAGAAGAGCCGTATTGGCGATAATCTCAGGCGCAGCAACGCAGATAACCGGGCGATTGGCGGCACAGTAAACCTCAACGCGTTATGGTCAAAAGTTGGCACGCTCAGCCTTAGCTATAACGACGACCGCCGTTATAACAATCATTACTACACGGCAGATTACTACCAGACGGTTTATAGCGGCGCGTTTGGTTCGCTGGGGCTGCGTGCGGGGGTACAGCGTTACAATAATAGCAACAGCAATTCCAGTACCGGGAAATACATCGCCCTTGATTTATCCCTTCCGCTCGGTAACTGGATCAGCGCCGGGATGACGCACCAGAACGGTTACTCCATGGCCAATATTTCCGCCCGTAAGCACATTGACGAAGGGGCTATTCGCACCGTCGGAGCGAACGTGTCGCGGGCGATCTCTGGCGAGACGGGTGATGATAAAACCCTGAGCGGCGGCGCTTACGCGCAATTTGAAACGCGTTATGCCAACGGAACACTGAACGTGAGTAGCGGCGCGGACGGTTATATCAATACAAACCTGTCGGCCAGCGGCAGCGTCGGCTGGCAGGGGACAAATATTGCCGCCAGCGGACGAAGCGAGGGTAACGCCGGCGTGATTTTTAAAACCGGCCTGGAAGATGACGGCCAACTCAGCGCCAAAGTGAACGGGCGCGTTGTACAGCTCAGCGGCAAACAAAATTATCTTACCTTGCTGCCATACGGCCGCTACGAAGTCGAACTGCAGAACAGTAAGAACTCGTCTGACAGTTACGACATTGTAAAGGGGCGTAAGAGCAACCTGACGCTTTATCCTGGCAACGTTGCCGTGATTGAGCCGGAAGTGAAGCAGATGGTGACAGTATCCGGGCGCATTCGCGCTGAGGATGGAACATTGCTGTCCAATGCGAGCATTAATAACCACATAGGACGAACCCGTACCGATGAGAAGGGGGAGTTTGTTATGGATATCGATAAAAAGCATCCCACTATCGATTTCAGCCATGGAGAAAGTAAAACCTGTGAAGTTGAACTGGATTTACACAAGGCGCGCGGCGCACTCTGGGTTGGAGATGTGGTATGCAAGGGTCTCTCTTCGTGGGCAAGCGTGCCACAGACAGGAGGAAACAGTGAAAGTTAA
- the ecpA gene encoding common pilus major fimbrillin subunit EcpA, translating to MKRKILAIALVTTFAGMGMAQAADTTAQAVATWSATAKKDTTSKLIVTPLGSLAFQYAEGIKGFNSQKGLFDVAIEGDTTATAFKLTSRLVTNTLTQLDTSGSTLNVGVNYNGAEVAKNADTIMIDTANGVLGGNLSALSAGYNVAGRTTVQDGFNFSIISGTTDGTTPVTDYSTLPEGIWSGDVSVQFDATWTS from the coding sequence ATGAAAAGAAAGATTCTTGCTATTGCACTGGTTACCACATTTGCCGGAATGGGAATGGCTCAGGCTGCTGATACTACCGCTCAGGCTGTCGCGACCTGGTCGGCAACCGCCAAAAAAGACACCACCAGTAAACTGATTGTTACCCCACTGGGCAGCCTCGCTTTTCAGTATGCAGAGGGAATAAAAGGTTTTAATTCTCAGAAAGGTCTTTTTGACGTTGCAATTGAAGGTGATACGACGGCAACGGCCTTTAAGCTGACCTCCCGCCTGGTAACGAATACGCTGACTCAGCTGGATACCTCCGGTTCAACCCTGAACGTAGGCGTTAATTACAATGGCGCTGAAGTGGCGAAAAATGCCGACACTATCATGATCGATACCGCAAATGGCGTACTGGGCGGCAACCTCAGCGCATTGTCTGCAGGTTATAACGTTGCAGGCCGCACGACCGTTCAGGATGGTTTCAATTTTTCCATTATCAGCGGCACCACTGATGGCACAACCCCAGTGACTGACTACAGCACGCTGCCGGAAGGGATCTGGAGCGGCGACGTCAGCGTACAGTTCGACGCGACCTGGACAAGCTGA
- a CDS encoding anti-adapter protein IraM (interacts RssB preventing the degradation of the stress sigma factor RpoS), with the protein MKWTVIDTLVCPATGIMFTSIVSVKMLKLVIWYKGSVILRPGATVEPFRDSLAVDGKYVQLTIYNITPFNRQVWEMMRGKMSSSLKSGHNPK; encoded by the coding sequence ATGAAATGGACTGTCATAGATACCCTTGTTTGCCCTGCCACGGGAATTATGTTTACAAGCATCGTTAGCGTTAAGATGCTTAAACTCGTTATCTGGTATAAAGGGAGTGTTATACTTCGCCCTGGCGCAACGGTTGAACCTTTCAGGGATAGTCTGGCAGTTGATGGGAAATACGTTCAACTAACAATCTATAATATCACACCTTTTAATCGCCAGGTGTGGGAGATGATGAGAGGCAAAATGTCCTCATCATTAAAATCAGGCCATAACCCGAAATAA
- the cas6f gene encoding type I-F CRISPR-associated endoribonuclease Cas6/Csy4 — translation MDHYLEIRVLPDPEFSEEMLMAALVAKLHRVLGQRGKGDIGISFPAHDIKPGAILRLHGSLPALNELELLAWRKGLSDYCICADIKPVPAVSTWRCVNRVQVKSSAQRLMRRSVKKGWITEQEAQQRLRTAEDARTDLPWLNLRSLSSGQSFRLFIRHGELLCAPVAGTFSTYGLSATATVPWF, via the coding sequence ATGGATCACTACCTGGAGATCCGCGTGCTGCCAGACCCGGAGTTCAGTGAAGAGATGCTGATGGCGGCGCTGGTGGCCAAACTTCATCGTGTGCTCGGGCAGAGAGGAAAAGGGGATATTGGTATCAGTTTTCCCGCACATGACATCAAGCCGGGGGCAATTTTGCGTCTGCACGGAAGCCTGCCGGCATTGAATGAACTCGAATTACTGGCCTGGCGCAAAGGGCTAAGCGATTACTGTATATGCGCGGATATAAAACCTGTGCCTGCGGTAAGCACCTGGCGTTGTGTGAATCGTGTACAGGTTAAAAGCAGCGCGCAGCGGCTGATGCGGCGTTCAGTGAAAAAGGGATGGATAACAGAACAAGAGGCGCAGCAGCGCCTGAGGACAGCGGAAGACGCACGGACTGATTTACCCTGGCTGAACCTGCGAAGCCTCTCATCGGGGCAATCTTTCCGGCTTTTTATTCGGCACGGAGAATTACTCTGCGCACCCGTCGCGGGAACATTTTCAACGTATGGCTTAAGCGCGACAGCGACGGTTCCCTGGTTTTAA